In the Methanothermobacter marburgensis str. Marburg genome, CTATCTCATCCTTCCTGAGGGCCCGGGTCCTCCCGAGTATCCTTATCCTCTCAAACACATGGTCCATCCTTACGAGGAGTTCATGCATTGATGTCCTGGTGGGGTACATGATATCACAGCTCCGGTAACTAACTGTGTTCACCATCCTATATAGCATCTTTTCCTGGGGGCAGTGAAGGACCAAACCCCGCGGATCAGAGTTTTGCAGTATCTTTTCTCACCCCTGCAGGTCAACCTCCAGGCCCTTGCCTGACTCAGCAGCCCTCTCATAGACCATCCAGGCTGTTGTAACGTCCTGCAGGGAGAGTCCGGTTGAATCAAATACTGTTATATCCTTACCTGATCTTCTACCCTCAATTTTACCTGTTATTACATCCCCTATTGTCCCCTGGAGGTCCTCTTCTGTGATAAGGCCCTCACTGAGGGGTACGTTTATCTCTCCGCTGTGGGATGCCTGTTCCCAGCTGTCATAGAAGACCCTCCCCTTTTTGAGTATGAGGGGGTCCAGTTCCTGCTTTCCAGGGGCATCTGCCCCCATGGCACATATGTGGGTCCCGGGTGTTATCCAGTCAGCCTTCACCAGGGGCTTCCTTGAGGGGGTGGCAGTTACAACTATGTCCCTCCCCTCCACAGCCTCCCTGATATCCAGGGCAGGTTTGACCCTGAACCCATAGACCTCAGAGGCCTTCCTTGCGAATTTTTCTCGCTGGGAAGGTGTCCTGCAGTAAACGCAGGCCTCCTCAAGGTCTGCGACCCTGCTGATGGCCATCAGCTGTGTCCAGGCCTGTCTCCCGGCACCCACCATCCCCAGTGTTGAGGCCTCCCGATCTGCAAGGTACTTCACGGAGACCCCGCCGGCTGCCCCGGTCCTCATATCGGTTATATATGTTCCATCCATGAGTGCAAGGGGGAACCCGGTCCTTGGGTCGACAAGCTCTATGACAGCCATGACCGTTGGGAGGGAATGTTCACGGGGATTTGAGGGGTGGACATTCACGCACTTAACACCCGCCATTTCAAGTTCCTCAAGGTAGGAGGGCATCACCCTGAGGTCCCCATCGTGTTTCCTGAAGAATAGGTACATCTTGGGGGGCATCTGGACACGGCCAAGGGCATCCTGGACAAAGGCGTTCTCAACAGCCTTCAGACAGTCATCCATGGTCAGAAGACCCTCAACATCACTTTTTTTGAGTATAATGGTTTTCTCCATCACTTCACCCTTTCCATCCATTCCATATCCTAGATCTTGGTCATCTTCACATTTATTAATGTTGAAAATGAAATTAAACCCAGATAATAGGGTGACCGGGCACCTGCAGATACCTCAGGATAACCATCATGGAAAGCCAGGGGCCCTCAAATGCAGCTCTTCAGGATAATAGGTTTACTCAATGATAGGATACGGGTGTTTGGAAATGGAAATCATGGATAAGGTTGAAATGATTAAGGATCATGGCATGACCGCATCAGAGAACCTTGAAAGGTTCATCAGGACAATAAGGGCAAAAAATGATGACGTAAACGCATTTATAGAGGTCAGGGAGGAGGAGGCCTTCCAGAGGGCTGAGGAGATAGACTCAAGGATAGCCTCGGGGGAGAGGACAGGTAAACTCGCAGGTCTGGTTATAGGTGTTAAGAGCAACATCAACGTGGAGGGATTCACGGTATCCGCAGCATCCAGGACCCTTGAGAACTACACTGGAAGCTACGATGCAACCGTCATAAGGCGCATAAAGGAAGAGGATGGGATAATAATCGGCATGACCAATATGGACGAATTCGCAGCTGGAAGTTCAACAGAGACCTCATTCTTCGGCCCCACAGACAACCCCTCTGCACCTGGAAGGATACCCGGTGGTTCCAGTGGGGGAAGCGCCGCTGCCGTTGCAGCCGGGATGTGCGACATTGCACTGGGATCAGATACAGGGGGATCCATAAGGAACCCGGCCTCTCACTGTGGTGTCATGGGGTTCAAGCCGACCTATGGGCTGGTTTCAAGGCAGGGGCTCCTTGACCTTGCCATGAGCTTCGACCAGATAGGGCCCCTTGCAGCTGACGTATCCGGCCTTCAGCTGACCCTTGAGGTGATATCAGGCCAGGACCCCACCGACCCAACAACCATTGCAGAGGACCAGGAACTCGGCGTGGATCGGGAACTCAAGGATATTCGCTTCGGTGTCGTGAAGGAGTTCCTTGAGGTCACCGATGACTCAATAGATGCTGCCATCCAGAGGAAACTTGACCTGATAGGGGATGAGGGGGCTGAGATAGTGGAACTTGATTTTGGCTACATCGACCTCTGCCTCCCAACCTATTACCTCATAAACTATGTTGAGTTCTTCTCAGCCACAAGGAAGTACGATGGCAGGAAGTATGGCCACAGGATAGAGGACGTATGCGGCCCTGAGGTGCTCAGGAGGATACACATGGGCTCCTACATCAGCCAGAAGGAACTATCTGGTAAATACTACAGGAGGGCCCTCCAGGCAAGGTCACTCATAAGGAGGGAGATAGAGGGTCTCCTGAAGGACGTGGACATCATACTGGGCCCCACAGTCCCGAAACTCCCCCACAGGCTTGGAGAGGAACTTGAACCAATGGAGATGTATGCATACGATGTACTCACGGTCATAGCCAACCTTGCAGGTATCCCCGCTGCAAGCATGCCTGCAGGCGACGTTGATGGGGTCCCTGTGGGCCTGCAGCTCCAGGCAAAGCCAGGGGACGATGGAATGATACTCTCTGCAATGAGGGGTATAGCCTCCCTTTAGAGTGAGTTTACATGAGGATTGGACTCGCATACCTGAGGGGCTCTGTACCGGCCTTTGAGGATTTCGGATTTCTACCCACCGACCTGGTTAAGGAGAATGGCCTCGTAAATGGTGAGAGGGCCCACAGGGTCCTGGATGGCATCATAATACCCGGTGGGAGCATAGTTGAGTCAGGGAGTCTATCAGAGGACCTTGGATCAGAGATAAGGAAAATGGCTGCCGAGGGAAAATTTGTCCTCGGCATCTGCTCAGGGTTCCAGGCACTGGCAGAGAGGACGGATATAGGGAGAAAATCGCCCTGCCCCATATACAGGGAGGGTCTGGGGCTCCTGAATGTATCATTCCACCCCATGATAAGCAACGACCGTGTGGAGGCCCTTGTCACCGGGGAGTCATTCCTCACCTCAGGTTTAACCGGTGAGAGGGTAACCGGTTTTCACTGCCACACCTACGGTGAGATAAGGGGGGACGCTCCTGAGATAATGCGCTCCATAATAAGGAGGGCCGATTACAGGGACAGGAGGCTTGAGGTAACCTCGGGTGTCTGCAGTGACGATGGAAACGTCGCAGGCACCATGGTCCACGGGGCACTGGATGAGAACCCCGCCCTTGTGGAGAACATACTGGAGTTTCTGGGCGCCGGTGAGGATGCAAGGGAGAGGATAATGGAGAAGAACAGGGAACTCAGAAAAACCCTGAGGTCAGAGATAGGCGTGGGAACAGGTATAAACGTTGAGGAAAGAGGAAGCGAGACCAGGAATACCCCGCCGGCAATCATGATAGCATCCACGGGCTCGGATGCAGGGAAGACCTTCATAGTCACCGGCCTTGCAGGGGCCCTCAGGAAGAGAGGTCTCAGGGTGGGGGTCATGAAGGTGGGCCCTGATGTCAGGGACATAGTACCGGCCCTCTACCTCATAAAGGAGCCCATGGAGGAACACTCCTCCATAAGGATAGGGCACCTAGGCTGGATGGACCTTGAGGATGCCCTGGAATCGGTGAGGGGAAGGTATGATATAATACTGATCGAGGGTGTTATGAGCATATTAACAGGGCTCCTCAATGAAACCGTGCCCTACTCCGGGGCCGAAATCGCACTTGCAGCGGGGATACCCGTTATAATGGTGGCCGGCTGCAGCAGGGGCGGGGTGGAGTCTGCGGCCGTTGACCTGGAAGCCCATATAAGTGTCCTTGAGAGGCTCGGGGTTGAGGTCCCCCATGCCATCCTCAACAGGGTCTATGACATGGATATATTTGAGAGGGCCTCAGGGGGGAGGTACCTTTCTCTGCCCCGGGTTAGGATGAGCATGAGGGGCGGCACCCCCGAGGTTGAGATAAAACTTGAGGACTTCTGCATGAGGGCCATGGAGGCTGTTGAGGAGAACCTTGACGTGGATCTTCTAATATCTGAAGCAGCAGAACCAGAATTCAGGGGATACACTGACCTTGAGGAGATAATGAGAAGATTCAGGAAAAATTAGATTAATTTTTATTTGATACAAAAAATAGTGGTGGGGGTTAAATTTCAAGGTCCTCCTCAGGGATCTCCTCCCCCTCTGTTATTGTTATACCCTCCTCTCCGCCTATTTCATAGGTGAGGAACTGGAGGGGTGTTTTGGTGCTTCTCATCTTAACTATGTCCATTATACGCTCCCTTCGACCTGTGTAGGGGTTCTCCCTCCTGCCGAGCTTTATGGCACCATAGACCGAGAAGAGGGCAAGTTCATTGAATTCCTTGGAGGTTGCGCTGTCAAGTATTATGACAGAGGTTATACCCCTCTGCTTGAGCTCATATACCAGGAGGTCAAACTGGTTCCTGAACTCATATGCTGTTAACTTGGCTGTGTAGCCCCCCAGACTGTCTATCACAACCACCTCAGCCTCAGGGGGGATGTCGTGTATTATCTTGGTGAAGTTGCCCTTCATTGGGTCCATGTCCATGCTGAGCTCGGCCTCTGTTATCCTGGCCCTTATACCGGTCAGTTCAATGAAATTGAGGAGTCCCCTCTCCTCAAGTTCCTGGGTGTTCCAGCCAAAGGAGTTTGCCTGGATGTGGAGGTCGTTGGCGTCCTCCTCGGCTGTGATATAGACCGTGTTGTATCCCTCCATGCAGCTGCTTATTGCAAAACGCAATCCAAAGATTGTCTTCCCGCATCCTGGTTCCCCGGTTATGAGGACGGATCTGCCCATGGGGAAGCCGCCTATTGTGTCATCAAGTCCACTGATTCCTATCTTCAGCCTATCCATAAGAAACACCTCTAAGATCTGAATTCCATGTATGAGTCAATGAGGTCTGCTCCGCTCATGAATATGAGGTCGTGTTCCTCCGCATATTTCATGGCATCATCCGTTGAAAGCGCATTACCGGTCCTGTCATCCATCATCTCACAGCAGACCGCAACTCCCTCAAGTCCAGCCATCTCCATGAGTGCTATGCTCATCTCGGTGTGGCCCCTCCTCCTGGTCACATGGCCATCAGCGGCCCTCAGGAGGGTGACATGGCCCGGTGACCTGAAAAGATCCCCGAACTCATGGTGTTTTTTGTTTTTACAGAGCTCTGCAAGCTCCCTTATGGTCAGGGCCCTGTCATTGTCAGTTATTCCTGTAAATGTCCTCCGGTGGTTCACTGTTATGGAAAAAGCCGACTTTTCATCGTAGGGTATATCGTGGGGTGAGAGCCTGCTGAGTACCGGGTAGCGGCCTGAGGCCTCATTCATTATATCGGTCATGTAGGGTATCCCGAGACTTTCTGAGTTCTCCCAGGATACAGGTACACAGATGAGGCCACCTGCATCGTTCCTCATGACCCTGATATGGTCAGGGGTTGTTTTTTCAGCAGCAACAATCATATCTGTTTCCCGTTCACGGTTGTCCGCGTCGAATACAAGAACCATTTCTCCCTTTCTGAGTGCTTTAAGGGCTTCCTGAATCATATGATCACGACTCTGTTGTATCACTCAATTAATCTGATGATTCATCATCCATTATCTTTAGGCTAACAGTATCTCCATCTCTTAATTTAAGGGTTTTTCTGAGGTTTACAGGGGCAACAAATTCAAGGCACACATCCCTGTGATGGGTTTTAACAGGGAACAGAAGGGCGCCATCAACCTCATTGTTCAGCACGGCCCTCACATAGAGCACATCCCCGAAACCGCCACCACCATGTATTTTATCAGCCTTAAGGCGCAGTTCTCTGACGATTTCAGGGTTACCGGTTTCTATGTTAAGGGTGCCTGGGAATGGCTCGAAACCCAGTTTCTCCCTGAACTGTTCAAGGTAGACGTCCCTTGTCATGAAGTATGCGCCCTCACCGAAACCTGAACTGACCCTTCCGGTTATTATCATCCTCTCACTCCAGCATGCCCCTTACAGTTGAGAAGAGGGGGCCCCTCAGGTCTATCTCACGGTTTCTGCTCGTTATGTACCTCATGGCCACATCATCCAGGATGAGGTTCAGGTCAGAGAGGGACCTTGCTATCGTGCTCCTCACCTCAACCTCATCGGCGCCACTTACAGCCATCTCCTCCACCCTGTAGGCGGCCTCGGCTGCAAGGGCATCCATGTAGGTTATCCCTGTGTTGAGGCCATCCCGCCGGGCGCTGGCTATGAGTTCGTTGTCCAGTTCCGTCCCGGGCGGAACACCCAGTATGTTGCCATCGTGGATGTAGATGGTGTTCCAGACCGCAGGTCCGAGGAGCCGTGTGTTCTCCTCATCCTCAACTGCCTCCACCCTGATCCTCCTGCCAAGGAATTCCCCACTGTAAACCTCAAAGCTGCAGGGTGACTCTGCATCCGCATGGGCCCTCCAGGTTTCAATTATCCTCTCCATGAGCATCCTGCCATCTGAGGTTACAGGGTGGAGGTTTATCCTGAGCATGCCGGCGATGTCCCTGTCGGTGAGCCTCCAGGGTCCATGGATCTGGGGGTAGACCATCTCCCGGACGTCATCCACCTGGTTGAGTATCATGGCCACACGCTCAACACCCACCCCAAGGTTCATGACCTCCTCGTCTATACCGTACATTGAGAGTGCTATGGGGGAGTATAACCCGAAGGTTGCAATCTCAACCCAGTCCCTGAGGCCCGGGTGGTAGGCGTAGACCTCTGTCTGGGTCCCGGGAATGTAGTACTTGGATTTCTTCTCATCAGGCAGAAACTTGAACCTTGAGAAGCCGAAGTGCTCAAGCAGGCCCTCGGCCACTGCCTTCCCAACGTCGAGGGGAACCTCATCATCCACAACGACGCATGAGGCTGAGTGATAGGTCATGAGGTGACTTGAATCCTCCCTCTGTTCCCTCCTGAAGCAGCGGTCAATTGAGAATAGTTTCAGGGGGAGGGGGTACCTGTCATGTATGTTCTGCAGGGATATGAACCACCCGGAGGTCATATGGGACCTCAGGGTTGTCCTACCTGCAACTGGTTTGAGGTCCCTTATCTCAGGGAACACCCTCTCGATGATCCTCAGGGCGTCATGGCTTTCAACCTCAAGGGCCCCGGATACCTCAAGGACGAGGTCGTCCCCTGAGATGTCACCCTTCTTGTAGGACCTGAAGACCTCCTTGAGGCCCTGGATCCTGTCCTCTGTCACCTCAACTCCCATTTCCTCTATCATCCGGATCTTATCAAGGCCAAGGCCTATGTCTGGCCTTGGAAGCCCCCCCAGGTAGAAGCACCTGTCGAGGACCGCCGGGGCCTCGGGGCCGAACTGCCTGTATATGTGTTCCTCGTCTATGAATACCGGGTTCACCATCTCACTGAAACCCAGCCGGAGGTAGGCCTCCCTTATCATCCAGATGGTGTCATAGAGGACGTGGGATTTTCCCACACCAAACCTCAGGCGTGGATACTGCAGGTCATGGTGGGGCTTTTTAAGGAGCTTCCCGCTCTCAAGCCATGCCCTCTCAAAGTCCCTCCTTGATAGTTTAACAATATCCTTCTTCTTCAAATGGAACCCCCGTGATCTTTATGGTATATGTAATCGGGATCATCAGTGTGATGAGCCGGGTTATCACCCCTCAGGAGATGCTTCTGTTAAATTGGCCAGTGAAGGCACCTTCAGTTTTCCCATCGTCACCTTCAAGGGGGAAGGGTGATCTTTCACTTCCCATATTCATCACCTTAACATATTGACTGCCAAACCTTATAATAATGAATGTTGAAAATAATCTCCATGGAAAGCGAGCTTTACGAATGTGATGTTCTCATAATAGGCTCAGGTGGAGCCGGCTGCAGGGCAGCAATTGAGGTTTCTGAACACAAACTGACACCAATAATAGTTTCAAAGGGTTTATCATTCAAATCAGGATGCACAGGAATGGCTGAGGGCGGATACAACGCCGCATTCGCATGTGTTGATCCAGAGGACAGTCCCGATGTTCACTTTGAGGAT is a window encoding:
- the ribB gene encoding 3,4-dihydroxy-2-butanone-4-phosphate synthase; this encodes MIQEALKALRKGEMVLVFDADNRERETDMIVAAEKTTPDHIRVMRNDAGGLICVPVSWENSESLGIPYMTDIMNEASGRYPVLSRLSPHDIPYDEKSAFSITVNHRRTFTGITDNDRALTIRELAELCKNKKHHEFGDLFRSPGHVTLLRAADGHVTRRRGHTEMSIALMEMAGLEGVAVCCEMMDDRTGNALSTDDAMKYAEEHDLIFMSGADLIDSYMEFRS
- the gatA gene encoding Asp-tRNA(Asn)/Glu-tRNA(Gln) amidotransferase subunit GatA — its product is MEIMDKVEMIKDHGMTASENLERFIRTIRAKNDDVNAFIEVREEEAFQRAEEIDSRIASGERTGKLAGLVIGVKSNINVEGFTVSAASRTLENYTGSYDATVIRRIKEEDGIIIGMTNMDEFAAGSSTETSFFGPTDNPSAPGRIPGGSSGGSAAAVAAGMCDIALGSDTGGSIRNPASHCGVMGFKPTYGLVSRQGLLDLAMSFDQIGPLAADVSGLQLTLEVISGQDPTDPTTIAEDQELGVDRELKDIRFGVVKEFLEVTDDSIDAAIQRKLDLIGDEGAEIVELDFGYIDLCLPTYYLINYVEFFSATRKYDGRKYGHRIEDVCGPEVLRRIHMGSYISQKELSGKYYRRALQARSLIRREIEGLLKDVDIILGPTVPKLPHRLGEELEPMEMYAYDVLTVIANLAGIPAASMPAGDVDGVPVGLQLQAKPGDDGMILSAMRGIASL
- a CDS encoding ATPase domain-containing protein; this translates as MDRLKIGISGLDDTIGGFPMGRSVLITGEPGCGKTIFGLRFAISSCMEGYNTVYITAEEDANDLHIQANSFGWNTQELEERGLLNFIELTGIRARITEAELSMDMDPMKGNFTKIIHDIPPEAEVVVIDSLGGYTAKLTAYEFRNQFDLLVYELKQRGITSVIILDSATSKEFNELALFSVYGAIKLGRRENPYTGRRERIMDIVKMRSTKTPLQFLTYEIGGEEGITITEGEEIPEEDLEI
- the ala gene encoding alanine dehydrogenase, producing the protein MEKTIILKKSDVEGLLTMDDCLKAVENAFVQDALGRVQMPPKMYLFFRKHDGDLRVMPSYLEELEMAGVKCVNVHPSNPREHSLPTVMAVIELVDPRTGFPLALMDGTYITDMRTGAAGGVSVKYLADREASTLGMVGAGRQAWTQLMAISRVADLEEACVYCRTPSQREKFARKASEVYGFRVKPALDIREAVEGRDIVVTATPSRKPLVKADWITPGTHICAMGADAPGKQELDPLILKKGRVFYDSWEQASHSGEINVPLSEGLITEEDLQGTIGDVITGKIEGRRSGKDITVFDSTGLSLQDVTTAWMVYERAAESGKGLEVDLQG
- the sepS gene encoding O-phosphoserine--tRNA ligase, with the protein product MKKKDIVKLSRRDFERAWLESGKLLKKPHHDLQYPRLRFGVGKSHVLYDTIWMIREAYLRLGFSEMVNPVFIDEEHIYRQFGPEAPAVLDRCFYLGGLPRPDIGLGLDKIRMIEEMGVEVTEDRIQGLKEVFRSYKKGDISGDDLVLEVSGALEVESHDALRIIERVFPEIRDLKPVAGRTTLRSHMTSGWFISLQNIHDRYPLPLKLFSIDRCFRREQREDSSHLMTYHSASCVVVDDEVPLDVGKAVAEGLLEHFGFSRFKFLPDEKKSKYYIPGTQTEVYAYHPGLRDWVEIATFGLYSPIALSMYGIDEEVMNLGVGVERVAMILNQVDDVREMVYPQIHGPWRLTDRDIAGMLRINLHPVTSDGRMLMERIIETWRAHADAESPCSFEVYSGEFLGRRIRVEAVEDEENTRLLGPAVWNTIYIHDGNILGVPPGTELDNELIASARRDGLNTGITYMDALAAEAAYRVEEMAVSGADEVEVRSTIARSLSDLNLILDDVAMRYITSRNREIDLRGPLFSTVRGMLE
- a CDS encoding DUF120 domain-containing protein, which produces MIITGRVSSGFGEGAYFMTRDVYLEQFREKLGFEPFPGTLNIETGNPEIVRELRLKADKIHGGGGFGDVLYVRAVLNNEVDGALLFPVKTHHRDVCLEFVAPVNLRKTLKLRDGDTVSLKIMDDESSD
- a CDS encoding AAA family ATPase → MRIGLAYLRGSVPAFEDFGFLPTDLVKENGLVNGERAHRVLDGIIIPGGSIVESGSLSEDLGSEIRKMAAEGKFVLGICSGFQALAERTDIGRKSPCPIYREGLGLLNVSFHPMISNDRVEALVTGESFLTSGLTGERVTGFHCHTYGEIRGDAPEIMRSIIRRADYRDRRLEVTSGVCSDDGNVAGTMVHGALDENPALVENILEFLGAGEDARERIMEKNRELRKTLRSEIGVGTGINVEERGSETRNTPPAIMIASTGSDAGKTFIVTGLAGALRKRGLRVGVMKVGPDVRDIVPALYLIKEPMEEHSSIRIGHLGWMDLEDALESVRGRYDIILIEGVMSILTGLLNETVPYSGAEIALAAGIPVIMVAGCSRGGVESAAVDLEAHISVLERLGVEVPHAILNRVYDMDIFERASGGRYLSLPRVRMSMRGGTPEVEIKLEDFCMRAMEAVEENLDVDLLISEAAEPEFRGYTDLEEIMRRFRKN